From one Pseudomonas fluorescens genomic stretch:
- a CDS encoding LysR family transcriptional regulator, with the protein MVEDLNDLYYFAQVVDHGGFAPAGRALDMPKSKLSRRIAGLEERLGVRLIQRSTRHFSVTEIGQAYYRHCVAMLVEAEGAAELIERNRAEPQGIVRLSCPTALLDFWVGAMLTRFMVQCPLVQLHIESTNRQVDLIQEGIDIALRVRVPPLESSDLVMKVLARSTQYLVAAPSLLERLPQRPVPADLSTLPSLHWGYPQRDYHWHLLGPDGARASLRHNPRLVTDDLIVLRQAAVAGVGAVHLPLVVIREELNAGRLVQATPNWAPECGVVHAVFASRRGLLPSVRSLLDFLAAQFEASDIA; encoded by the coding sequence CTGGTGGAAGACCTCAACGACCTTTACTACTTCGCCCAGGTAGTCGATCACGGCGGCTTTGCCCCGGCCGGCCGCGCCCTGGACATGCCTAAATCCAAGCTCAGCCGGCGCATCGCCGGGCTCGAGGAGCGTCTGGGGGTGCGCCTGATCCAGCGCTCGACCCGGCACTTCTCGGTGACCGAAATTGGCCAGGCCTATTACCGCCATTGCGTGGCCATGCTGGTGGAGGCCGAAGGCGCCGCCGAACTGATCGAGCGCAACCGCGCCGAACCCCAAGGCATCGTGCGTTTGAGTTGCCCGACGGCGCTGCTGGATTTCTGGGTGGGGGCGATGCTGACCCGCTTCATGGTCCAGTGCCCGCTGGTGCAACTGCATATCGAAAGCACCAACCGCCAGGTCGACCTGATCCAGGAAGGCATCGACATCGCCCTGCGCGTACGGGTGCCGCCGCTGGAAAGCAGCGACCTGGTGATGAAGGTACTGGCGCGCAGCACCCAGTACCTGGTGGCGGCACCGTCCCTGCTGGAGCGCTTGCCACAGCGTCCGGTGCCGGCGGACCTGAGCACCCTGCCCAGCCTGCACTGGGGTTACCCGCAGCGCGATTACCACTGGCACCTGCTCGGCCCCGACGGCGCCCGCGCCAGCCTGCGCCACAACCCGCGGCTGGTCACCGATGACCTGATTGTTTTGCGCCAGGCGGCGGTGGCGGGCGTGGGGGCGGTACATCTGCCGCTGGTGGTAATTCGCGAAGAGCTCAATGCCGGACGGTTGGTGCAAGCCACGCCGAACTGGGCGCCAGAGTGCGGCGTGGTGCACGCGGTGTTCGCTTCGCGGCGCGGGTTGCTGCCGTCGGTGCGCAGCTTGCTGGACTTTCTCGCGGCGCAGTTCGAGGCCAGTGACATAGCCTGA
- a CDS encoding TetR/AcrR family transcriptional regulator has translation MAQHKLSIRQRNVDNILLAAEKVFAEKGFAGTAMADIAEAAQLPRSNVHYYFSTKAELYQAVLFGLLDVWKQDALCFELYDDPRIVLSSYIRAKMNHSRTRPHGSKVWANEIIHGAPNLGAALDDPLYDWAKMKEAKIRQWIDDGRILPVEPSGLLYMIWASTQHYADFSHQVGLLNDHQPLSELQFERAVQTVTSVILRGIGLEP, from the coding sequence ATGGCCCAGCACAAGCTCAGCATTCGTCAACGCAACGTTGACAACATCCTTCTGGCGGCGGAAAAGGTCTTCGCTGAAAAAGGCTTCGCCGGCACGGCCATGGCCGACATTGCCGAGGCTGCGCAACTGCCGCGCAGCAACGTGCACTATTACTTCAGCACCAAGGCCGAGCTGTACCAGGCGGTGTTGTTCGGCCTGCTCGATGTGTGGAAGCAGGATGCCTTGTGCTTTGAGCTGTATGACGATCCGCGCATCGTCTTGAGCAGTTATATCCGCGCCAAGATGAACCATTCGCGGACCCGGCCCCATGGCTCCAAGGTCTGGGCCAACGAGATCATCCATGGTGCGCCGAACCTCGGTGCGGCGCTGGACGATCCGCTGTACGACTGGGCCAAGATGAAAGAGGCGAAGATCCGCCAGTGGATCGACGATGGGCGAATCCTGCCGGTGGAACCGTCGGGCCTGCTCTACATGATCTGGGCCTCCACCCAGCACTACGCCGACTTCAGCCACCAGGTGGGCCTGCTCAACGATCACCAGCCGCTGTCGGAGCTGCAGTTCGAGCGGGCGGTGCAGACGGTAACCAGTGTGATTTTACGCGGAATTGGTCTGGAGCCCTGA